In the genome of Streptomyces fagopyri, the window GCGGTCCGGGCCGCGAGCTGGACGGCGGCGTCCGCGGTGAGCTGGGCGAGGTTCGCGGGGTCGAACTCGTCCTCGGCGGCCAGTTGCCCGGCGGCCCGTTCGGCGGCCGCCCGCAGCTCCTCCAGGGAGCGCGGTTCGGCGCGGGGCACGCCGAGCGACTCCGCCTGCCGTACGGGCACCTCGCGCAGCCCGGTGAGCAGGGCGGCCAGGTCAGCCTCCCCGACGGCCGACACGGCCTGCGTCGCGCCGGAGCGGCCGGGCAGTCTGGTGTCCAGGGTGTAGGCCAGTCCGACCGCCCAGTCCCCGTGCGCGACGCTCTGCGGCACGGCGACGCCGACCAGCGGGCGGACCAGGTCGCGCACCCTCAGCTCCCGGCGTGCGCGCGTCGCCGCCCCCTGGTCCCGGGTGAGCCGCAGCACGTGCCGGCCGCCGACCCACCAGGCGCACTGCTCGCCGCCCTCGGTCACGGGCCGTACCTCCGGTCCCGCGCCGGCGGGCCCGTCGCCGGCGGTCAGTGAACGGACCAGCCGGCCGACGGTGTCCGCGGTCGGTGCCGGTGCCCGGGGCGTGGTCGCGCCGTGCCGCTCCCGGTGGCCGCTCAGTCGACGATCGCCATCTCGCGGGACGTGGTGTTGAGGCGCCATCCGCCCTCCTCGGTCACCGTCACGATGTCCTCGATGCGCACCCCGAAG includes:
- a CDS encoding aminoglycoside phosphotransferase family protein encodes the protein MAPQHHVPRDGDRRLSGHRERHGATTPRAPAPTADTVGRLVRSLTAGDGPAGAGPEVRPVTEGGEQCAWWVGGRHVLRLTRDQGAATRARRELRVRDLVRPLVGVAVPQSVAHGDWAVGLAYTLDTRLPGRSGATQAVSAVGEADLAALLTGLREVPVRQAESLGVPRAEPRSLEELRAAAERAAGQLAAEDEFDPANLAQLTADAAVQLAARTAAAVLVHHDLRGEHLVVSADGRVRGVVDWADAVLGDPAEDIAGLALSVGAPAAVRAATLAGYGARPCLRGLWLSRCDAVIRLADRLAGRDDSPLPPLRGQLRRAWESILLERVTELPGDD